The window ttcactttttttaatgtaatttatcaaacatttatttggaTGTTACAGTTTCGTTTTAGTCCGCCTGCTTCCACATGTCCTTCATTTGACAAACAATGAGGTGATCGAGTCGatggtttgtgttgtgtttatgaGGTCATTAATATCCACATCCAAAATGATTcaccccactcccaccctcaaaggtcagaggtcaagccCTTAGGCCAAATAGTGTTATTTCACCACCTACCAGCAAGTGGAACGAGTAATCATTAAAGCAACTTTTAAATCACAGTCTTTCACAAACTGATGATAGATTCACAGCATAAAATATAATTCTATGACCAACACAGCTTGAAGTAATTCTGTTTTGTTGACCATAAATTTCTGTTCACGTCCAGTTTAACAAATCAAAAGGATCTCAACATTGTTTTCTCAATTCTACTAGGTTTATGATGCTACTCATGAAGATAGATAATACAAACTTTGAtaataaactttgtttttgaAGAGCCAAATAGAAAATAATGCCTTGTTTTTCTGGGTCTCATGGGACCTCTGCTGTAAGATTTGTGAAGTGCAGTACAAGGGAGACATGAGATTCTAATATGATTGAGTAATTTTTAGACATGCAAATGccaaattcatttttatgtgCTTCTGTAACACAACAGAACATATCCTGGTATGTTTCCTTTGTTTAATCCCTAAGAAGTGGAGCCGGCCTGATAAGAACTTATTGAACTTCGGTTTTCCACCTGTGCTGATCACAGACATACCTGAAGTGTTTTTACCAAAATACATTGTGTCCATGACAACCAATCCATTGTAGCAAATAGCACTAATAAAAAGATGTACGCACTGCTTAACCCTTATTATCAAAGCTACGTGAGATGCATTGTTGTCcatcagtcttcttcttttcctttcggcttgttGTCCATCAGTAATATAGAAATATTAGTTGACTTCAGACTTCTAGTTTTATGTTGTGATTATATCACAGGCCTATTTCATACAATctggtttttaaaataaaaaacaacaataaatacgGTTCCTGGTGTCTGCCAACAGGCCCTATGCTTCAAATCCAAGTTTATCACTGCAGAGCTGGCTCATCtgttcagtcagtcagacagcgAGGAGGAGTTTGAAGGATTCAGCGACGATGAGAACGAAGATGACAGCAGTTGGATAAAAACCAAGGTAGGAAATGCTTCTGTGCTATTTCCTGCTTTTAATCCATGGTATCTTATTGAAGacttttttgtctctgttttttgtCCAGACGGTGGATTCAGAGGAGGACAGTGACATGGAAACATGTGTCTACTCCGACGGTGAGGATGCCTCACCATCGAAGAGAGGGAGTCTTTTAGTAGCTCTGAGGTAGGCGGCTGTCAGTGTGTTAATCTCAGTTAATTATCAAATTAATAACATTTTTGCATCCAAAGATGATATCTGATCATTTATTTCTCAGATCTATCTTCAGAAGTCTCTTTTGGTTATTACATTACAATCTAATCATTGAGCGGCGTGTAGTatgtatgtgtaaatatttgtcattAGTGCTTCATAAACATGAATTATAGAGGCTTTAAATGCAACACAATCTCACATGAGGAAACATGTGTCTCTCTATAGACATTACTGACTAATTAATGCTCCTATTCATCAGGTTTCCAGTCAAAAGACTGTCTGCCCCCAAACTGGAACCGCAAGAGAGAAATGTCAAAAAGCCAGCTAAAAGAGCTCAGCCTTCCCAGAGAGGAAAGCAGAGgatgaagcaggaggaggaggaggtggaggaggaggaagaagtcaTTTCTCATAGCCTCAGTAAACGAGACAAgaatattaaagaaaacaaggccatggtaaaaagtaaaaaaaacaaaaaaaaaactttgctaaTCTTTTTCTCCATATTCTAACGTAATGTGATCTGATTTTCTCTGTTGTCGTTCAGCTGGCGAAGCTATTTGCTGATTTGACTGCCGTGGCTGACCTGACTCTGCCCAACACCCCTCAAGTAAGTGTGTGGTCTCACACCAAAATCTCACACCATAAACTAAATGAAATATAGAAATTGATTTAGACTTCATTAATCACCTGAACATTTCTGTACATTCAATAGGCATACAATTTTCATCAAAAGAGTTGTTTTAGTAGTAATCATGCATAAAACCATCTTGGTATGGTCAAATAATCAAACATATTAGCTGGCATGGTTTAGTGTGTCACTGATTtgcctttcttttatttttacagaaaaagaaacgGTCGCCAGTGAAGGCGATGCCACGGAAACGCAAGTTTGAATCAGCAATGGGTTCCGAGAGAAGAAACCCGTCCCGTAAAGCTCGTCCTCCCGAGAACTTTGGGGTGGAGGAAAAGCCAGAACCAGTCACCTGTAAAAGCCCCAGAACTATAGACATCAGGAGACTCACTGAGGTGCTGCTTCACTCCCAAATATTGAGTCAAAGATCATTAGTTGTAGATGAATAACGTTCAGAATATATACTTCTTCTGAAGGTGTTATTATACTTGTAATAATTAGTGTTTTTGATAACTTAAATAATTTTCTGTTCAAAAACACTGCATGAAAGTACTTAACTGTCATCTGTACGTGTGTGTTGTGAATACACCTTTTTACTGTAGTAACGGTAGTATCTTGATTGAGCTGGAAAAACTAAtactttttgtgttgtttcagaTTCACATTTCATCATTGAAGTAATTTTATGCACTCAAAATTCACAGTAGTCAATTTTACAGTATTTCCGCACTATatggcgcactggactataaggcgcaacttcaatgaatgaccttttctaaaactttttccatatataaggcgcactgttggtttttgagaaaaaaaaggcttttaggtgcgccttattgtgcggaaaatactgtaatttatacagtccttttattgtatttttttcattgatatATAATGTCAAGTGTGAGCTTGAGTATGTTGATCATTGAAGCAGGTTTCCAGCCATGCGTGTATTCACAGTCAGGTATTTTGTTGTAGGTTGatagtgtgtgtatatttttttacatacagtatttcatgCTAACACAAAGCTAACTTTCTTCCATGCAACATCACTATGTCTACACAATGGCAGCACAGTGGAAATCAGTTTGCCTCTGCGGTGGCTGTCGAGATAAAATTTGaacgtgttgtgtgtgtgtttgtgtgtgtgtgtgtgtgtgtgatgtggcaGTTGGATGAGGACCATGTTCACGCGATGACGAGAAAGAGGAGAAGTCACAGCGTCAGAAAGAGCCAGTATGACGTGCGATCGGTGGATGAGATCACCAAAGAAGACCTGGACAACATAGCCTACCGGAGCAAAGACAAGATCTGGGACAAGGAGAACGTGAGGCTCAACTCCTTTACCACCAGACTTCCTGGTTTCCATGATTCTTGCCGGTTTGGactgtgtttgtggttttttttccccaagggAAGCTCATGCCACCAGTGCAGACAGAAGACTCTCGACACCAAGACTGTGTGTCGCAGCGGGCACTGTGTGGGGGTCAAGGGTCAGTTCTGCGGACCGTGCCTTAAGAACCGCTACGGAGAGGACGTTCGCACCGTCCTGCTTGATCCGGTCTGTACTCACATGCATGTATTAAACACTTCATCTACCATGTTTAGTAGTTTGCTTTCAGTAAACACAAATCACTCAGTGGCCATAAGAACAATCTCGCATGCTATTGAATGTTTGTTCCCATCTTTGTTCAAGTTTAAGTCAACACAAACTCAAATGTTTATTTCCGAAAGGAGTAGAAAATGCTGATGATGAAAGGAGAAAGAGCCTCATGGtggattttttgtgtgtgctttagAGACGGAACACAGTTTGTCACCCATACTAAATTGGGAGCATGTCTTTTGTAGAACTGGTCGTGTCCCATCTGCCGCGAGATGTGCAACTGCAGTTTGTGTCGCAAAAAGGAGGGCCGCTGCGCGACTGGCATCCTGGTGGGATTGGCCCGCTACAACGGCCACGACAACGTCCACGAGTACCTGGAGAGGTACACGTCCCCGTTATCACACTAGTTTAATACTGACGTCTGTCCTTTTCATTGAGCTACCGATTCCACTGATGATTTATGTATCAAATGATTCCTAATTATTTGATAATTAGCTGCgaacatttcatgtttttcttttttatcattgAAAGGTTAATTTTGGAAAAACAAAGTGATTTTAAATTTAACTCCGTGTTTTCCGACACGAGATTGAAGCGCTTTTCATAAATTACCAACGGATTGAGAATGACATCAGGGAGACTTTGCACTTGAACTGTTCTGTCAGGGGGTGGCGCTCATGTCTTCTTCTCTCAGCAGCATTCAGAAGCAACTGTTGTAAAGTCCAGAAAGAAGACCTGAAGGAAGAACCTGCTGGAACACCTGATGCCTGGATGATGCTCCAGGACTGAGCAGTTTATTAGGTTCAGATCAAACTTTCATCCAACTAGATTAACAAAAGAGATGTGATGTTTTCTGTTCCACCTGAGGCACATACAGACCTTGTGATGCTTCTCTTCCATGCTGCATAAGATGTAggattgggggtttttttagtgtgtgtttgtttccgtTGGAATATTTCTACAGTTCATTTTCACTGGACCAAATGtaaagttttgggttttttttttcatgtgtgtgtgtgtgtgtgtgtcatggttGAAAAATGAATCTTTTATACAAACTGCTTTTCTAAAAGTGAGTAAAACTGTCACCGGACCACTGGAAGTTAGAATGGAGAGGTAACAGCTAAATTGTTAGACatcagtttttctgtttctgagaGCTTTTGTCAGTAGATGTTTGTTTCAGCTGGCACAAATGTCAGCATTACATCACCGGGAGGCGGTCAGCTGATCTCACTGAGCAGGAACCACAGCTGCAGGGCAGGGCCTTGGTCTTAGCGTGTCATCAGTCACAATTCTGTCGTCTACTGTATTACAATCTTAATGCAACCACTGACATTTGAATGATCCAGCTTCACTGTGAGATGTCATGTATGACTTCAAGGTGGATCAGATCTTCTGTCACGTGTTAGGGAAGTTTTTAGTTCATTGTTTCAAAACCTACTTTATTCCAAGTCTGGAGTGTTTTCATACTTTATTGGTATTTGTTCTCATGTTTCGATTCTGTCATTAAACATCCACTAAAATAATCAGGGACTTGTTTTCTTATTATACTTTGGAGTTTCCCCACTTTTAACTCCAGTATTACCTTCCAAACTTCACAGCGGGAGCAGACAGAAGTTGTAGACTCGGCTGTGTTTGAAGTTCTTCAAAGGAGGGATGAGTCGGAGGAATGCATGAGCCGCATGCGTGATCATTTTCAGAACACTGAGCGACCTGGTGTTGAACCCTCATGTCACCCTTTGATCATTGCTGTGGAGCTCTTTTCTGGCTCATATTTAATGAAGTAGACAGTCACTGGTGCATGTGACATCCAAGCACATGAAAGTATTTAAGTCGGGTGAAACAGCTGTTTGTATCTGAGTGTCATCAATCTTTCCTGATAAATATTCTATAAATGGGAACAGTGATTATTCCCTACGGCAGAGATAACCCATTGATGATGGCAGGAAGCGATAGAAGAACCATGTGTGCGGGTCAAAGTGTAGGTGTGTATTATTAATTCACAAAAAGAATAAGAATTTCAGACAGTTTTCATcactttattgtcaagtgttaTGCAGGCAAAGTATCTTTTCTGcttattctgcttttttttttttaaattaacataacACGTTTGTACAAAccagtttaaaaaatatcaataaactGG of the Antennarius striatus isolate MH-2024 chromosome 14, ASM4005453v1, whole genome shotgun sequence genome contains:
- the cdca7b gene encoding cell division cycle-associated 7-like protein; its protein translation is MTLTSKALCFKSKFITAELAHLFSQSDSEEEFEGFSDDENEDDSSWIKTKTVDSEEDSDMETCVYSDGEDASPSKRGSLLVALRFPVKRLSAPKLEPQERNVKKPAKRAQPSQRGKQRMKQEEEEVEEEEEVISHSLSKRDKNIKENKAMLAKLFADLTAVADLTLPNTPQKKKRSPVKAMPRKRKFESAMGSERRNPSRKARPPENFGVEEKPEPVTCKSPRTIDIRRLTELDEDHVHAMTRKRRSHSVRKSQYDVRSVDEITKEDLDNIAYRSKDKIWDKENGSSCHQCRQKTLDTKTVCRSGHCVGVKGQFCGPCLKNRYGEDVRTVLLDPNWSCPICREMCNCSLCRKKEGRCATGILVGLARYNGHDNVHEYLESIQKQLL